One window of Aspergillus oryzae RIB40 DNA, chromosome 3 genomic DNA carries:
- a CDS encoding uncharacterized protein (predicted protein) yields the protein MSRCITIQGQEFRLLDYISLKQSEDLYDMCEVHNAQRVSDGRPVIVKLRYQDFLMEYQSLQDNQMLGVPVYLGHQELIQRGEHARFVPGGYLNALVMGKVPGKPVTHLRLTATEADLIKTQLAQMFNNMRRKVYDVDDPNTEHVFFDRETQQTYVSLGV from the exons ATGTCTAGATGCATTACAATCCAGGGACAGGAGTTCAGACTCTTGGATTACATATCGCTGAAGCAATCGGAGGACCTTTATGATATGTGTGAGGTTCACAATGCTCAACGTGTATCTGACGGAAGGCCAGTGATCGTTAAGTTGCGATACCA GGATTTTCTCATGGAATACCAATCGCTCCAGGACAATCAAATGTTAGGCGTTCCTGTTTACCTTGGCCatcaggagcttatacagAGGGGCGAACATGCCCGGTTTGTTCCCGGCGGGTATCTGAATGCCCTAGTCATGGGCAAGGTGCCGGGTAAACCCGTCACCCATTTGAGACTCACTGCGACAGAAGCAGACCTTATCAAGACACAGCTAGCGCAGATGTTTAA CAACATGCGTCGCAAGGTGTATGATGTAGACGACCCGAACACCGAAcatgtcttcttcgaccGGGAGACTCAGCAGACGTATGTCTCTCTTGGAGTATGA
- a CDS encoding uncharacterized protein (predicted protein), translating into MSRAISKPALKVPLHALEVDYDSSEQRLEALQEQLAVINQTLAQITQSAAPGTTGLVSVPESSTHATLPFEGQSSFHHETLLAKDAALSAIATSHNSGLNDHVSAVLSSLKNSLAEEHLSNNGQPTETNLPSSSPDSKSLLPVDLVVAVVRAVKGMGDLFLPFISSSDKISKTSVFSRQPFLERLTPSRISLPIYLLPN; encoded by the coding sequence ATGAGTCGAGCCATTAGTAAGCCAGCATTGAAGGTGCCCTTACATGCTCTTGAGGTTGACTATGATAGTAGTGAGCAAAGGCTTGAGGCTCTCCAAGAACAACTCGCCGTTATCAATCAAACACTTGCGCAAATCACACAGTCTGCCGCTCCTGGTACTACTGGTTTGGTTTCCGTTCCCGAATCATCTACTCATGCCACACTGCCGTTCGAAGGGCAGTCGTCCTTCCACCATGAGACACTGCTTGCTAAGGATGCGGCACTGTCCGCTATCGCTACTTCCCACAATAGTGGGCTGAATGACCATGTGTCCGCCGTCCTGTCGTCTTTGAAGAACAGCCTTGCGGAAGAACATCTGTCTAACAATGGCCAACCGACAGAGACGAATttaccatcatcatcgccagacTCAAAGTCATTGCTTCCGGTAGATCTAGTTGTCGCGGTGGTCAGGGCTGTAAAAGGTATGGGTGATCTCTTCCTGCccttcatctcgtcgtctGACAAGATAAGCAAAACCTCCGTTTTTTCTCGTCAGCCATTCTTGGAGAGACTTACTCCAAGTCGAATCTCTTTGCCAATCTATCTACTTCCCAATT
- a CDS encoding glycoside hydrolase family 3 protein (beta-glucosidase-related glycosidases), whose amino-acid sequence MDLTTQSKVVFGRIATFAMKVLAPGYLAEASLTALASGCQALSTRPYVPRGYSLSRRNDSTPIYKDASYCIDERVDDLLARMTIEEKAGQLFHTRLMDGPLDDEGSGNNAHNSTSNMIGEKHMTHFNLASDITNATETAEFINRIQELALQTRLGIPVTVSTDPRHSFTENVGTGFKAGVFSQWPESIGLAALRDPYVVRKFAEVAKEEYIAVGIRAALHPQVDLSTEPRWARISNTWGENSTLTSELLVEYIKGFQGDKLGPQSVKTVTKHFPGGGPVENGEDSHFAYGKNQTYPGNNLEEHLKPFKAAIAAGATEIMPYYSRPIGTEYEPVAFSFNKRIVTELLRNELGFDGIVLTDWGLITDGYIAGQYMPARAWGVENLTELQRAARILDAGCDQFGGEERPELIVQLVQEGIISEDRIDVSVRRLLKEKFVLGLFDNPFVDAEAAGRVVGNDYFVRLGREAQRRSYTLLSNNEDIVPLKKIEKSTKFYIEGFNASFIESWNYTVVDSPEEAEYALLRYNAPYEPRPGGFEANMHAGSLAFNDTEKARQAKIYSAVPTIVDIVMDRPAVIPEIIEQAKAVFASYGSDSNAFLDVVFGVSAPEGKLPFDLPSSMEAVEAQMEDVPFDTRNPVFKFGHGLSYANPCASSSSKCS is encoded by the exons ATGGACCTTACCACGCAGAGTAAAGTAGTCTTCGGTCGAATTGCGACCTTCGCTATGAAGGTTCTGGCACCGGGTTATCTCGCCGAAG CGAGCCTGACGGCCCTTGCTTCCGGGTGTCAAGCCCTAAGCACCAGACCCTACGTGCCTAGAGGTTATTCCCTATCGCGACGCAATGACAGCACTCCGATCTACAAAGATGCCTCGTATTGCATCGACGAGCGTGTCGATGATCTCCTAGCCCGCATGACAATCGAGGAAAAAGCCGGCCAACTCTTCCATACCAGACTAATGGACGGCCCCCTCGACGACGAAGGGAGCGGTAACAACGCCCACAACAGCACCAGCAACATGATCGGCGAAAAGCACATGACGCACTTCAACCTCGCCAGCGATATCACAAACGCCACGGAGACGGCTGAATTCATCAATCGCATACAAGAGCTAGCATTACAGACCCGACTGGGAATTCCGGTCACTGTGTCGACTGATCCTCGTCATTCCTTCACGGAAAACGTAGGCACCGGGTTCAAGGCAGGAGTATTCTCCCAATGGCCGGAATCAATTGGCCTGGCTGCACTTCGAGACCCTTATGTCGTGAGAAAATTCGCCGAGGTCGCAAAGGAAGAGTATATTGCGGTTGGTATTCGCGCGGCATTGCACCCTCAGGTCGATCTCTCCACCGAGCCACGATGGGCTCGTATTAGTAACACCTGGGGTGAAAACAGCACCCTTACTAGTGAGCTCCTCGTCGAGTATATCAAGGGTTTCCAAGGCGATAAACTCGGTCCTCAGTCCGTGAAAACGGTTACCAAGCACTTCCCTGGAGGTGGCCCCGTTGAGAACGGCGAAGACTCCCACTTTGCGTACGGAAAGAACCAAACATACCCGGGCAATAATCTGGAGGAGCACCTGAAGCCCTTCAAAGCGGCCATCGCTGCCGGTGCAACGGAGATCATGCCGTACTATTCCCGGCCCATTGGCACTGAGTACGAGCCAGTCGCTTTTTCATTTAACAAGAGAATCGTGACTGAGTTACTGCGCAATGAGCTCGGTTTTGATGGTATCGTCTTGACGGACTGGGGTCTCATTACAGATGGGTATATCGCGGGCCAGTATATGCCTGCCCGAGCTTGGGGTGTTGAGAATCTCACTGAGCTTCAGAGAGCGGCTAGAATCCTTGACGCCGGCTGTGACCAGTTTGGAGGTGAGGAGCGCCCAGAACTGATCGTTCAGCTTGTCCAAGAAGGGATTATATCAGAGGATCGGATTGATGTTTCTGTTCGCCGGCTtctaaaagaaaagttcGTTCTTGGCCTATTTGACAACCCTTTCGTTGACGCCGAGGCTGCTGGCCGAGTTGTTGGAAATGATTACTTTGTCCGTTTGGGCAGAGAGGCGCAGAGGAGATCATATACTCTCCTGAGCAACAACGAGGACATTGTCcccttgaagaagattgaaaagagTACCAAGTTCTATATCGAAGGCTTCAACGCTTCTTTCATCGAATCGTGGAACTACACCGTTGTCGATAGccccgaagaagctgaatATGCTCTTCTGCGGTACAACGCACCCTACGAGCCTCGTCCAGGCGGCTTTGAGGCAAACATGCATGCCGGCTCACTCGCATTTAACGATACCGAGAAAGCCCGCCAAGCTAAGATATACTCAGCCGTACCGACGATCGTGGATATTGTTATGGATCGTCCTGCAGTTATTCCTGAGATTATTGAGCAGGCCAAAGCTGTCTTCGCTAGTTACGGCAGCGATAGCAATGCTTTCTTGGATGTGGTCTTTGGTGTCAGCGCGCCTGAGGGAAAGCTGCCATTTGATTTGCCAAGTTCTATGGAGGCTGTCGAAGCGCAGATGGAAGATGTGCCGTTTGATACGAGGAATCCGGTGTTTAAGTTTGGACATGGGTTAAGCTATGCTAATCCTTGTGCgagtagcagcagcaagtGCTCCTAA
- a CDS encoding uncharacterized protein (predicted protein): MRSFYAVVPLALALRAAALYEDWHFGNMFAVGPAANNAQITKATYSLVPPAIPCGTVQEKQNDAPWLSIWVGISASMSDQAADLFQPLLNWSPDQKSQACPATAQEWCVAASTYHLFTVDDKKITQQVSIGGKQVSEQSDDKSINPTFLYSSNECYLGTCGTVAGYSWDKLTIHLSQADPNFGNTLNLMNATSSGFATSDQGKTWYAESIKINEDYFYSDGSRKECSV, translated from the exons ATGCGCTCCTTCTACGCTGTCGTTCCCCTTGCCCTGGCGCTGCGCGCGGCCGCTCTTTACGAAGATTGGCACTTCGGCAACATGTTTGCTGTTGGACCTGCGGCCAACAATGCTCAAATCACCAAGGCTACATATTCGCTTGTTCCTCCGGCGATTCCATGTGGTACGGTCcaggagaagcagaacgATGCTCCCTGGCTGTCTATCTGGGTTGGTATCTCCGCCTCCATGTCGGATCAGGCTGCGGATTTGTTCCAGCCTCTGTTGAACTGGTCGCCGGACCAGAAGTCTCA GGCATGTCCGGCTACGGCCCAGGAGTGGTGTGTCGCCGCCAGCACTTATCATCTGT TCACCGTCGATGACAAGAAGATCACCCAGCAGGTCTCTATTGGTGGAAAGCAGGTCTCCGAGCAATCTGACG ATAAATCGATCAACCCTACGTTCCTCTACTCGAGCAACGAATGCTACCTCGGAACCTGTGGTACGGTCGCTGGTTACAGCTGGGACAAGCTTACCATCCATCTCAGCCAGGCTGACCCCAACTTCGGTAACACCCTGAACCTGATGAACGCTACGTCGAGCGGCTTCGCCACTTCCGATCAGGGTAAGACTTGGTACGCTGAGTCGATCAAGATTAATGAGGATTATTTCTATTCCGATGGATCTCGGAAGGAGTGCTCTGTTTAG
- the aguA gene encoding alpha-glucuronidase (alpha-glucuronidase), producing the protein MRWSFLTVLLWLVSLTGAENGFNGWLRYAPVQCDKRCQRALPSSIVTLNSTDSGPIGTASQELQAGLENIVGKQLSIKRSSCGSRSSILVATLEQYRQACNRSSEVPSLGIDGFWLRAYGDTVQIVGENERGALYGAFEYLSLLAQGNFSHVDYTTSAHAPVRWVNQWDNMDGSIERGYAGPSIFFEDGHIVEDLSRVKQYARLLASIRINGVIVNNVNANATLLTSQNMDGLARIANVFRPYGIQIGISLNFASPDTLGGLGTYDPLDPSVISWWANITDSLYDRVPDMAGYLVKASSEGQPGPDTYNRTLAEGANVFAKALQPHGGILMFRTFVYDHHINESIWTNDRANAQVDFFKELDGQFEDNIKYGPIDFQVREPVSPLFANLYKTNMAIELQVTQEYLGQQDHLVYLSPLWKELLDFDLRVDHQPSLVRDIVSGQRFDRQLGGWAAVVNVGTNTTWLGSHLAMSNLYAYGRLAWSPTDDSQGILQDWIRLTFGRDQNVLDAITDMSMASWPAYENYTGNLGIQTLTDILYTHYGPNPASQDNNGWGQWTRADHDTIGMDRTVKNGTGNAGQYPAEIAQVYEDLDSTPDDLLLWFHHVPYTHRLHSGKTVIQHFYDAHYDGAETAHRFLSQWESLKGRIDQQRYNEVLSRLVYQAGHSLVWRDAINNFYWNMSGISDEKNRLGHHPWRVEAESMTLDGYEPYTVSPFETASNYKAVVTTSNSTTGTAQTKLQFPSGTYDLGVNYYDMYGGKSEWTVYVNDRVVGQWEGNSENTLGHTPSIYIDGHSATRITFRGVEIENGDQLKIVGVPDGVEPAPLDYVVLLPPDVVD; encoded by the exons ATGCGCTGGTCATTTCTGACCGTATTACTGTGGCTCGTATCTCTTACGGGTGCAGAGAACGGTTTCAATGGATGGCTACGATATGCCCCTGTGCAGTGCGACAAACGCTGCCAGCGGGCGTTACCGTCGAGCATTGTTACGTTGAATAGCACCGACTCAGGCCCTATAGGTACTGCTAGTCAGGAACTGCAAGCTGGACTGGAGAACATCGTTGGCAAGCAACTGTCTATCAAGCGTTCCAGCTGTGGTTCGCGCTCATCGATTCTGGTCGCTACCCTCGAGCAATACCGCCAAGCCTGCAATAGAAGCTCCGAAGTCCCTTCTCTTGGCATTGACGGCTTCTGGTTGCGTGCTTACGGTGATACCGTGCAGATTGTaggagaaaatgaaagggGTGCACTGTACGGAGCTTTTGAGTATCTCTCGCTCCTTGCGCAGGGCAACTTCTCTCACGTCGATTATACCACCAGTGCGCATGCACCAGTTCGATGGGTGAATCAGTGGGATAATATGGATGGGAGCATCGAGCGTGGATATGCAGGGCCGTCCATATTCTTCGAAGATGGCCACATTGTTGAGGATCTATCCCGTGTCAAACAGTACGCTCGCCTTCTAGCGTCGATCCGAATCAATGGTGTTATCGTCAACAATGTCAATGCCAATGCAACCCTCTTGACTTCCCAGAACATGGATGGCTTGGCTCGCATTGCAAATGTTTTTCGGCCGTATGGCATCCAGATCGGCATCTCTCTCAACTTTGCTTCGCCAGATACCTTGGGTGGCCTAGGCACTTACGACCCACTTGATCCGTCCGTCATCTCCTGGTGGGCAAACATTACTGATAGCTTGTATGACCGCGTGCCAGATATGGCTGGGTATCTGGTAAAAGCCAGCTCTGAAGGACAGCCTGGTCCTGATACATACAATCGCACTCTAGCCGAGGGAGCCAACGTCTTTGCCAAAGCCCTACAACCGCACGGCGGGATCCTTATGTTTCGCACGTTTGTCTACGACCACCATATTAACGAATCTATCTGGACAAATGACAGAGCCAACGCACAAGTGGACTTTTTCAAGGAACTAGATGGCCAGTTTGAGGATAAC ATAAAATATGGGCCCATTGATTTCCAAGTCCGTGAGCCGGTGTCTCCTCTGTTTGCCAACCTCTACAAAACCAACATGGCTATCGAATTGCAGGTCACTCAAGAATATTTAGGCCAACAGGATCACTTAGTCTATCTATCCCCACTGTGGAAAGAGCTTTTAGATTTTGACCTCCGCGTCGACCACCAACCGTCACTTGTTCGCGACATAGTCTCGGGGCAACGGTTCGATCGCCAACTAGGCGGATGGGCAGCGGTGGTTAATGTTGGAACGAACACAACATGGCTAGGCAGCCATCTAGCAATGTCTAACTTGTATGCTTATGGCCGCCTGGCGTGGAGTCCCACGGACGATTCGCAAGGCATCCTACAGGACTGGATTCGCCTTACCTTTGGACGTGATCAAAATGTGTTGGATGCCATCACTGACATGTCTATGGCATCGTGGCCTGCGTACGAAAACTACACGGGGAACCTGGGCATCCAAACATTGACCGATATTCTTTACACGCACTACGGCCCTAACCCCGCGTCGCAGGATAATAATGGCTGGGGGCAATGGACCCGCGCCGACCACGACACGATCGGAATGGATCGCACCGTTAAGAATGGCACAGGGAATGCAGGCCAGTATCCAGCCGAAATTGCACAGGTGTACGAGGACCTCGACAGCACGCCGGATGACCTGCTGCTTTGGTTCCACCACGTTCCGTATACCCACCGTCTCCACTCCGGGAAAACCGTCATCCAACACTTTTACGACGCACACTATGACGGTGCAGAGACAGCACATCGCTTTCTATCCCAGTGGGAATCTCTCAAAGGTCGTATTGACCAGCAACGCTACAATGAAGTACTGTCTCGCTTAGTCTACCAGGCTGGGCACTCTCTTGTATGGAGGGACGCCATCAACAACTTTTACTGGAACATGTCGGGAATCTCAGATGAAAAGAACCGACTGGGCCATCATCCATGGCGGGTGGAAGCGGAGTCTATGACCTTGGACGGCTATGAGCCGTACACCGTGAGTCCTTTTGAGACCGCGTCTAATTATAAAGCGGTGGTTACAACCTCAAATTCCACCACTGGCACAGCTCAGACGAAACTTCAATTTCCTTCGGGCACCTATGACCTCGGTGTCAACTACTATGACATGTATGGTGGGAAATCCGAGTGGACAGTTTATGTTAATGACCGCGTTGTGGGACAATGGGAGGGGAACAGCGAGAACACTCTGGGGCATACACCTTCCATCTATATTGACGGCCATTCCGCTACCCGGATCACGTTCCGGGGCGTGGAAATTGAGAACGGTGACCAGTTGAAAATTGTCGGCGTGCCCGACGGCGTTGAACCTGCTCCTTTGGACTACGTGGTTCTACTTCCACCAGATGTAGTGGACTAG
- a CDS encoding SMP-30/gluconolactonase/LRE family protein (predicted protein): MMYSGALSLTLATTLANAAAVIPRATATSLTTPSAVAVLNDPIARPCMAPGVVCLKKHAANLPYPFHRAAPDGRNIPTYGDTEVPADASWKHISTADFIVFDESRATDVLGDSPSVDFVLSVDANHIHEGPVFVPTQNRIYFSELSTNLPQFAIDLNQDPPSLSHFTADPPIYIPNGGFYHNNTVYFSVAGSNTSIPGLGEQRPGIVTLDPATNKSTTLLNNYYGLTFTDCDDLIVDPATGFIWFTAPYYSWWLELADIPPQTKSGTYRFDPTTGSTVIVNDEMFSPNGIALSPDRRHMYISDSAASGLSAPISSDVPSPGGAGILYNVTGTRAIYKFDLVDDGRAIINKRSIYYDAIGSVPDGLKVARNGYVVTATGNGLSVMDEYGDMIVRVQTNFTVNNFVWTNANEYREVWMVGMGGVARLKWGLQGQEAV, encoded by the coding sequence ATGATGTATTCTGGTGCTTTATCTCTAACATTGGCCACCACTTTGGCTAATGCTGCTGCGGTTATTCCCCGTGCAACGGCGACATCCTTAACCACACCGTCCGCAGTTGCAGTTCTGAATGACCCCATAGCCCGCCCTTGCATGGCACCTGGTGTCGTCTGTCTGAAAAAGCATGCCGCTAATCTCCCATATCCCTTTCACCGCGCTGCTCCTGACGGCAGAAACATCCCCACCTATGGAGACACCGAAGTCCCCGCAGATGCCTCCTGGAAACACATATCAACGGCAGATTTCATCGTCTTTGACGAGTCCCGTGCAACAGATGTCCTGGGAGACTCACCCAGCGTGGATTTTGTCCTCTCCGTGGACGCTAACCACATTCACGAGGGGCCCGTTTTCGTCCCAACCCAGAACCGAATCTACTTCTCGGAGCTCTCAACAAACCTCCCACAATTTGCCATCGACCTCAATCAAgatcctccctctctttcacACTTCACCGCTGATCCACCCATCTACATCCCCAACGGAGGTTTCTATCACAACAACACAGTCTACTTCTCCGTGGCAGGAAGCAATACCTCAATCCCCGGCCTAGGCGAACAACGACCCGGCATCGTCACCTTAGATCCAGCAACCAACAAATCTACAACACTCTTGAATAACTACTACGGTTTAACCTTCACCGACTGCGATGACCTCATTGTCGATCCTGCAACAGGATTCATCTGGTTCACAGCCCCTTATTACTCCTGGTGGTTGGAACTCGCCGATATACCCCCACAGACCAAGTCCGGGACATACCGATTCGACCCTACAACAGGCTCAACAGTCATCGTCAATGACGAGATGTTCTCCCCAAACGGAATAGCACTCAGTCCTGACCGTCGACACATGTACATCAGCGATTCAGCAGCCTCAGGTCTCTCGGCGCCGATCTCCTCCGACGTACCCAGCCCCGGTGGAGCAGGGATCTTATACAATGTTACGGGTACACGCGCAATTTATAAGTTCGATCTCGTTGATGATGGTCGCGCTATCATCAATAAGAGGTCTATATACTATGATGCCATTGGTTCTGTTCCGGATGGACTCAAGGTTGCCCGCAATGGGTACGTTGTTACTGCGACTGGGAACGGATTAAGTGTGATGGATGAATATGGGGATATGATTGTGCGCGTGCAGACGAATTTCACGGTTAATAACTTTGTCTGGACGAATGCTAATGAGTATCGGGAGGTGTGGATGGTTGGGATGGGTGGTGTTGCTCGTTTGAAGTGGGGATTGCAGGGTCAGGAGGCTGTTTGA
- a CDS encoding uncharacterized protein (predicted protein) has protein sequence MFQWLTDWYTGTTTPPSRANYKVKGDTIVKQTLTRPRSMSPWAIIEVYCDLHFLGYDWILMWSQQNQTDDDIIKEINVPIGVKTENRIEDKNALLAGLDLKDLKLGVGGEHKHFSEKETGAITSERRSVTVKAHSNTFYYQKRYNFLSRLWHFIYAEGRLWVASLPGTTKPSTADTAFSVMADEFLVVPDKLVGEGKVATVEATKVWRMGDYPLRPGPPSLEDERIMSEVKLLRATGYSVSPS, from the coding sequence ATGTTCCAATGGCTGACTGATTGGTACACAGGCACTACAACCCCTCCCTCTCGAGCCAATTACAAAGTCAAAGGCGATACCATCGTCAAACAAACCCTCACCAGGCCCAGGAGTATGAGCCCATGGGCTATCATCGAAGTATACTGCGACTTGCATTTTCTCGGGTACGACTGGATCCTTATGTGGTCTCAGCAGAACCAAACCGACGATGATATTATAAAGGAGATCAACGTGCCAATAGGTGTTAAGACAGAGAATAGAATCGAGGATAAGAATGCTCTTTTAGCTGGTCTCGATCTCAAGGACCTGAAGCTAGGAGTTGGCGGAGAGCACAAACATTTCAGCGAGAAGGAAACCGGCGCTATAACTTCCGAGAGGCGATCCGTGACGGTCAAGGCACATAGCAATACCTTCTACTACCAGAAGAGATACAATTTTCTGAGTCGATTATGGCACTTTATATATGCCGAGGGTAGACTGTGGGTTGCTTCTTTGCCTGGTACTACGAAGCCCAGCACTGCAGATACCGCATTTTCTGTGATGGCGGATGAgtttcttgttgttcctgaTAAACTGGTAGGAGAGGGGAAAGTAGCTACCGTCGAAGCTACAAAGGTTTGGAGGATGGGTGACTATCCACTTCGGCCGGGTCCCCCTAGCCTTGAGGATGAGCGTATCATGTCAGAAGTTAAGCTACTACGCGCTACGGGATACTCGGTATCCCCGAGTTGA